One Periplaneta americana isolate PAMFEO1 chromosome 8, P.americana_PAMFEO1_priV1, whole genome shotgun sequence genomic region harbors:
- the LOC138704552 gene encoding uncharacterized protein isoform X4 produces the protein MGRRDWTPSVHSSLCSVHFEEKCFDRTGQTVRLRDGSVPTVFISPFDGRYRRVKRHYEPFNEPRVKQEKDTAQKMDITKRHAVEDRGKVLTKVIQELDLEDHTYPKRSQKVGHCFVCDKVVMNGTQLHCLTATTKVQLHHKLDKIMAQELSLMANDEEVLCPHCTQLLNYMDRIEVELAMLNRSILNTLRGKHFLGLHHKELYSKLPSFKRNEFGIILATDSNENHDYGISDSFISHVEETHRSFDITDKRNVIKSVNEKMFQCQACNFKTKYNSLMVYHLRQHLKTTYRCDFCTTPLTEAALHFSSTVDDLENNSLSANEVDGVNNGLQLPQSKMDPSQCEMQDPCYSVGGLLQEVVSGDKVSSCTWQNMNINEKEMKSQKVESMSVENMLEELHNTGKISAFAADDSNSCKLNNSFEASQTCSDALPESSTDKCTLIKLELMNADEGDGSEEVEITSQGIMCRNQMFVDFGLVKSETQNRDSCVGGDIEVKNPEISITDRHLDSANKMSQCIMTPESNFSSPFDITESVCDKKHLIKIKETVR, from the exons ATGGGGAGAAGAGACTGGACTCCTTCTGTTCACTCAAGTCTGTGCTCAGTCCATTTTGAGGAAAAATGTTTTGATCGAACAGGACAAACAGTTCGTTTGAGAGATGGTAGTGTGCCTACAGTATTCATATCTCCATTCGAT GGAAGATACAGGAGAGTGAAAAGACATTATGAGCCATTTAATGAGCCTAGAGTGAAACAAGAGAAAGACACTGCACAGAAAATGGATATAACTAAAAGGCATGCAGTAGAGGACAGAGGAAAGGTGTTGACAAAAGTAATACAG GAATTGGACCTGGAGGACCACACTTACCCCAAGAGGAGTCAGAAAGTGGGACATTGCTTTGTGTGCGACAAGGTCGTGATGAATGGCACTCAGCTGCATTGCCTCACAGCCACCACCAAGGTGCAGTTGCACCACAAGCTGGACAAGATAATGGCGCAGGAGCTGAGTCTGATGGCCAACGATGAGGAGGTGCTGTGTCCACACTGCACGCAGCTGCTGAACTACATGGACCGCATCGAGGTGGAGCTTGCCATGCTGAACAGGAGCATTCTCAACACCTTGCGTGGCAAGCACTTCCTCGGGCTCCATCACAAAGAACTCTATTCCAAGCTGCCTTCATTCAAAA GAAACGAGTTCGGCATTATTCTTGCAACAGACAGCAATGAAAATCAT GATTATGGAATCAGCGACTCCTTCATAAGCCATGTTGAAGAAACACACAGATCATTTGACATAACTGACAAGAGGAATGTTATAAAAAGTGTTAATGAGAAAATGTTTCAGTGCCAAGCTTGTAACTTTAAAACTAAATATAACTCTCTTATGGTATACCATCTTCGACAGCACCTGAAGACCACATATCGGTGTGATTTCTGTACCACTCCACTCACTGAAGCTGCATTACATTTTTCTAGCACAGTTGATGATTTGGAAAACAACTCTCTGTCTGCAAATGAGGTTGATGGTGTTAATAATGGACTCCAGTTGCCACAAAGTAAAATGGATCCATCCCAATGTGAGATGCAAGATCCGTGTTACAGTGTGGGCGGTTTGTTGCAGGAAGTTGTTAGTGGTGATAAAGTTTCAAGTTGTACTTGGCAGAAtatgaatataaatgaaaaggaAATGAAGAGCCAAAAGGTGGAGTCCATGAGCGTAGAGAACATGTTGGAGGAACTTCACAACACCGGGAAAATATCAGCGTTTGCTGCTGATGACAGCAACTCCTGCAAACTGAATAACTCATTCGAAGCTAGCCAGACTTGTAGTGATGCATTGCCTGAAAGCTCGACAGATAAATGTACATTAATTAAACTTGAATTAATGAACGCAGATGAAGGAGACGGGTCAGAAGAAGTTGAAATAACATCACAAGGAATAATGTGTCGTAATCAGATGTTTGTTGACTTTGGTCTTGTAAAAAGTGAAACTCAGAATAGGGACTCCTGTGTTGGCGGAGATATAGAGGTA
- the LOC138704552 gene encoding uncharacterized protein isoform X2 gives MSNLTFQIFPHDPVRRQRWVSAMGRRDWTPSVHSSLCSVHFEEKCFDRTGQTVRLRDGSVPTVFISPFDGRYRRVKRHYEPFNEPRVKQEKDTAQKMDITKRHAVEDRGKVLTKVIQELDLEDHTYPKRSQKVGHCFVCDKVVMNGTQLHCLTATTKVQLHHKLDKIMAQELSLMANDEEVLCPHCTQLLNYMDRIEVELAMLNRSILNTLRGKHFLGLHHKELYSKLPSFKRNEFGIILATDSNENHDYGISDSFISHVEETHRSFDITDKRNVIKSVNEKMFQCQACNFKTKYNSLMVYHLRQHLKTTYRCDFCTTPLTEAALHFSSTVDDLENNSLSANEVDGVNNGLQLPQSKMDPSQCEMQDPCYSVGGLLQEVVSGDKVSSCTWQNMNINEKEMKSQKVESMSVENMLEELHNTGKISAFAADDSNSCKLNNSFEASQTCSDALPESSTDKCTLIKLELMNADEGDGSEEVEITSQGIMCRNQMFVDFGLVKSETQNRDSCVGGDIEVKNPEISITDRHLDSANKMSQCIMTPESNFSSPFDITESVCDKKHLIKIKETVR, from the exons ATGTCTAACCTTACTTTTCAAAT TTTTCCTCATGATCCGGTTCGAAGGCAGAGGTGGGTTTCAGCAATGGGGAGAAGAGACTGGACTCCTTCTGTTCACTCAAGTCTGTGCTCAGTCCATTTTGAGGAAAAATGTTTTGATCGAACAGGACAAACAGTTCGTTTGAGAGATGGTAGTGTGCCTACAGTATTCATATCTCCATTCGAT GGAAGATACAGGAGAGTGAAAAGACATTATGAGCCATTTAATGAGCCTAGAGTGAAACAAGAGAAAGACACTGCACAGAAAATGGATATAACTAAAAGGCATGCAGTAGAGGACAGAGGAAAGGTGTTGACAAAAGTAATACAG GAATTGGACCTGGAGGACCACACTTACCCCAAGAGGAGTCAGAAAGTGGGACATTGCTTTGTGTGCGACAAGGTCGTGATGAATGGCACTCAGCTGCATTGCCTCACAGCCACCACCAAGGTGCAGTTGCACCACAAGCTGGACAAGATAATGGCGCAGGAGCTGAGTCTGATGGCCAACGATGAGGAGGTGCTGTGTCCACACTGCACGCAGCTGCTGAACTACATGGACCGCATCGAGGTGGAGCTTGCCATGCTGAACAGGAGCATTCTCAACACCTTGCGTGGCAAGCACTTCCTCGGGCTCCATCACAAAGAACTCTATTCCAAGCTGCCTTCATTCAAAA GAAACGAGTTCGGCATTATTCTTGCAACAGACAGCAATGAAAATCAT GATTATGGAATCAGCGACTCCTTCATAAGCCATGTTGAAGAAACACACAGATCATTTGACATAACTGACAAGAGGAATGTTATAAAAAGTGTTAATGAGAAAATGTTTCAGTGCCAAGCTTGTAACTTTAAAACTAAATATAACTCTCTTATGGTATACCATCTTCGACAGCACCTGAAGACCACATATCGGTGTGATTTCTGTACCACTCCACTCACTGAAGCTGCATTACATTTTTCTAGCACAGTTGATGATTTGGAAAACAACTCTCTGTCTGCAAATGAGGTTGATGGTGTTAATAATGGACTCCAGTTGCCACAAAGTAAAATGGATCCATCCCAATGTGAGATGCAAGATCCGTGTTACAGTGTGGGCGGTTTGTTGCAGGAAGTTGTTAGTGGTGATAAAGTTTCAAGTTGTACTTGGCAGAAtatgaatataaatgaaaaggaAATGAAGAGCCAAAAGGTGGAGTCCATGAGCGTAGAGAACATGTTGGAGGAACTTCACAACACCGGGAAAATATCAGCGTTTGCTGCTGATGACAGCAACTCCTGCAAACTGAATAACTCATTCGAAGCTAGCCAGACTTGTAGTGATGCATTGCCTGAAAGCTCGACAGATAAATGTACATTAATTAAACTTGAATTAATGAACGCAGATGAAGGAGACGGGTCAGAAGAAGTTGAAATAACATCACAAGGAATAATGTGTCGTAATCAGATGTTTGTTGACTTTGGTCTTGTAAAAAGTGAAACTCAGAATAGGGACTCCTGTGTTGGCGGAGATATAGAGGTA
- the LOC138704552 gene encoding uncharacterized protein isoform X1, with amino-acid sequence MPTSCSALRCTNRQKKGSGITFHSFPHDPVRRQRWVSAMGRRDWTPSVHSSLCSVHFEEKCFDRTGQTVRLRDGSVPTVFISPFDGRYRRVKRHYEPFNEPRVKQEKDTAQKMDITKRHAVEDRGKVLTKVIQELDLEDHTYPKRSQKVGHCFVCDKVVMNGTQLHCLTATTKVQLHHKLDKIMAQELSLMANDEEVLCPHCTQLLNYMDRIEVELAMLNRSILNTLRGKHFLGLHHKELYSKLPSFKRNEFGIILATDSNENHDYGISDSFISHVEETHRSFDITDKRNVIKSVNEKMFQCQACNFKTKYNSLMVYHLRQHLKTTYRCDFCTTPLTEAALHFSSTVDDLENNSLSANEVDGVNNGLQLPQSKMDPSQCEMQDPCYSVGGLLQEVVSGDKVSSCTWQNMNINEKEMKSQKVESMSVENMLEELHNTGKISAFAADDSNSCKLNNSFEASQTCSDALPESSTDKCTLIKLELMNADEGDGSEEVEITSQGIMCRNQMFVDFGLVKSETQNRDSCVGGDIEVKNPEISITDRHLDSANKMSQCIMTPESNFSSPFDITESVCDKKHLIKIKETVR; translated from the exons ATGCCAACGTCTTGTAGCGCATTGCGGTGTACCAATCGACAAAAAAAGGGCTCTGGCATCACTTTTCATAG TTTTCCTCATGATCCGGTTCGAAGGCAGAGGTGGGTTTCAGCAATGGGGAGAAGAGACTGGACTCCTTCTGTTCACTCAAGTCTGTGCTCAGTCCATTTTGAGGAAAAATGTTTTGATCGAACAGGACAAACAGTTCGTTTGAGAGATGGTAGTGTGCCTACAGTATTCATATCTCCATTCGAT GGAAGATACAGGAGAGTGAAAAGACATTATGAGCCATTTAATGAGCCTAGAGTGAAACAAGAGAAAGACACTGCACAGAAAATGGATATAACTAAAAGGCATGCAGTAGAGGACAGAGGAAAGGTGTTGACAAAAGTAATACAG GAATTGGACCTGGAGGACCACACTTACCCCAAGAGGAGTCAGAAAGTGGGACATTGCTTTGTGTGCGACAAGGTCGTGATGAATGGCACTCAGCTGCATTGCCTCACAGCCACCACCAAGGTGCAGTTGCACCACAAGCTGGACAAGATAATGGCGCAGGAGCTGAGTCTGATGGCCAACGATGAGGAGGTGCTGTGTCCACACTGCACGCAGCTGCTGAACTACATGGACCGCATCGAGGTGGAGCTTGCCATGCTGAACAGGAGCATTCTCAACACCTTGCGTGGCAAGCACTTCCTCGGGCTCCATCACAAAGAACTCTATTCCAAGCTGCCTTCATTCAAAA GAAACGAGTTCGGCATTATTCTTGCAACAGACAGCAATGAAAATCAT GATTATGGAATCAGCGACTCCTTCATAAGCCATGTTGAAGAAACACACAGATCATTTGACATAACTGACAAGAGGAATGTTATAAAAAGTGTTAATGAGAAAATGTTTCAGTGCCAAGCTTGTAACTTTAAAACTAAATATAACTCTCTTATGGTATACCATCTTCGACAGCACCTGAAGACCACATATCGGTGTGATTTCTGTACCACTCCACTCACTGAAGCTGCATTACATTTTTCTAGCACAGTTGATGATTTGGAAAACAACTCTCTGTCTGCAAATGAGGTTGATGGTGTTAATAATGGACTCCAGTTGCCACAAAGTAAAATGGATCCATCCCAATGTGAGATGCAAGATCCGTGTTACAGTGTGGGCGGTTTGTTGCAGGAAGTTGTTAGTGGTGATAAAGTTTCAAGTTGTACTTGGCAGAAtatgaatataaatgaaaaggaAATGAAGAGCCAAAAGGTGGAGTCCATGAGCGTAGAGAACATGTTGGAGGAACTTCACAACACCGGGAAAATATCAGCGTTTGCTGCTGATGACAGCAACTCCTGCAAACTGAATAACTCATTCGAAGCTAGCCAGACTTGTAGTGATGCATTGCCTGAAAGCTCGACAGATAAATGTACATTAATTAAACTTGAATTAATGAACGCAGATGAAGGAGACGGGTCAGAAGAAGTTGAAATAACATCACAAGGAATAATGTGTCGTAATCAGATGTTTGTTGACTTTGGTCTTGTAAAAAGTGAAACTCAGAATAGGGACTCCTGTGTTGGCGGAGATATAGAGGTA
- the LOC138704552 gene encoding uncharacterized protein isoform X3 has protein sequence MFLTSGFPHDPVRRQRWVSAMGRRDWTPSVHSSLCSVHFEEKCFDRTGQTVRLRDGSVPTVFISPFDGRYRRVKRHYEPFNEPRVKQEKDTAQKMDITKRHAVEDRGKVLTKVIQELDLEDHTYPKRSQKVGHCFVCDKVVMNGTQLHCLTATTKVQLHHKLDKIMAQELSLMANDEEVLCPHCTQLLNYMDRIEVELAMLNRSILNTLRGKHFLGLHHKELYSKLPSFKRNEFGIILATDSNENHDYGISDSFISHVEETHRSFDITDKRNVIKSVNEKMFQCQACNFKTKYNSLMVYHLRQHLKTTYRCDFCTTPLTEAALHFSSTVDDLENNSLSANEVDGVNNGLQLPQSKMDPSQCEMQDPCYSVGGLLQEVVSGDKVSSCTWQNMNINEKEMKSQKVESMSVENMLEELHNTGKISAFAADDSNSCKLNNSFEASQTCSDALPESSTDKCTLIKLELMNADEGDGSEEVEITSQGIMCRNQMFVDFGLVKSETQNRDSCVGGDIEVKNPEISITDRHLDSANKMSQCIMTPESNFSSPFDITESVCDKKHLIKIKETVR, from the exons ATGTTTTTAACTTCtgg TTTTCCTCATGATCCGGTTCGAAGGCAGAGGTGGGTTTCAGCAATGGGGAGAAGAGACTGGACTCCTTCTGTTCACTCAAGTCTGTGCTCAGTCCATTTTGAGGAAAAATGTTTTGATCGAACAGGACAAACAGTTCGTTTGAGAGATGGTAGTGTGCCTACAGTATTCATATCTCCATTCGAT GGAAGATACAGGAGAGTGAAAAGACATTATGAGCCATTTAATGAGCCTAGAGTGAAACAAGAGAAAGACACTGCACAGAAAATGGATATAACTAAAAGGCATGCAGTAGAGGACAGAGGAAAGGTGTTGACAAAAGTAATACAG GAATTGGACCTGGAGGACCACACTTACCCCAAGAGGAGTCAGAAAGTGGGACATTGCTTTGTGTGCGACAAGGTCGTGATGAATGGCACTCAGCTGCATTGCCTCACAGCCACCACCAAGGTGCAGTTGCACCACAAGCTGGACAAGATAATGGCGCAGGAGCTGAGTCTGATGGCCAACGATGAGGAGGTGCTGTGTCCACACTGCACGCAGCTGCTGAACTACATGGACCGCATCGAGGTGGAGCTTGCCATGCTGAACAGGAGCATTCTCAACACCTTGCGTGGCAAGCACTTCCTCGGGCTCCATCACAAAGAACTCTATTCCAAGCTGCCTTCATTCAAAA GAAACGAGTTCGGCATTATTCTTGCAACAGACAGCAATGAAAATCAT GATTATGGAATCAGCGACTCCTTCATAAGCCATGTTGAAGAAACACACAGATCATTTGACATAACTGACAAGAGGAATGTTATAAAAAGTGTTAATGAGAAAATGTTTCAGTGCCAAGCTTGTAACTTTAAAACTAAATATAACTCTCTTATGGTATACCATCTTCGACAGCACCTGAAGACCACATATCGGTGTGATTTCTGTACCACTCCACTCACTGAAGCTGCATTACATTTTTCTAGCACAGTTGATGATTTGGAAAACAACTCTCTGTCTGCAAATGAGGTTGATGGTGTTAATAATGGACTCCAGTTGCCACAAAGTAAAATGGATCCATCCCAATGTGAGATGCAAGATCCGTGTTACAGTGTGGGCGGTTTGTTGCAGGAAGTTGTTAGTGGTGATAAAGTTTCAAGTTGTACTTGGCAGAAtatgaatataaatgaaaaggaAATGAAGAGCCAAAAGGTGGAGTCCATGAGCGTAGAGAACATGTTGGAGGAACTTCACAACACCGGGAAAATATCAGCGTTTGCTGCTGATGACAGCAACTCCTGCAAACTGAATAACTCATTCGAAGCTAGCCAGACTTGTAGTGATGCATTGCCTGAAAGCTCGACAGATAAATGTACATTAATTAAACTTGAATTAATGAACGCAGATGAAGGAGACGGGTCAGAAGAAGTTGAAATAACATCACAAGGAATAATGTGTCGTAATCAGATGTTTGTTGACTTTGGTCTTGTAAAAAGTGAAACTCAGAATAGGGACTCCTGTGTTGGCGGAGATATAGAGGTA